Proteins encoded together in one Lathyrus oleraceus cultivar Zhongwan6 chromosome 5, CAAS_Psat_ZW6_1.0, whole genome shotgun sequence window:
- the LOC127087870 gene encoding uncharacterized protein LOC127087870 isoform X1, translating into MASLVTSAHVSNIKPLRCSTRKVNRVNCELSPPSCREGRRMVSISLVLSPFLLIPNRADAEGNLLDRYAKRKKLEPLETYVPAVILTQFQIEDLDKTLEGDEPQFALCRSLLRSGPAASLRINIRAVAQYASDSGNGKTAFNNVDECLRSIEELDSLLLRASRNDPGASVKSMKTNVKSALIALDSLLQTVPSDVLSKGKVIADSYLDREDVETESLDPGLKQLESIL; encoded by the exons ATGGCGTCACTCGTCACCTCAGCGCATGTTAGCAACATCAAACCCTTACGGTGTTCCACTCGGAAGGTTAACCGTGTGAACTGTGAACTTTCACCGCCATCATGTAGGGAAGGTCGCCGCATGGTCTCCATCTCTCTGGTTCTCTCCCCCTTCCTCCTCATTCCGAACC GTGCTGATGCTGAAGGAAATCTCTTGGACAGATATGCTAAGAG AAAAAAGCTAGAACCTCTGGAGACTTATGTACCCGCTGTAATACTCACACAGTTCCAGATCGAGGATTTGG ATAAAACTTTAGAGGGTGATGAACCTCAATTCGCCCTCTGCAGGTCTCTACTTCGTTCCGGGCCTGCAGCATCTCTTCGTATAAATATTCGAGCA GTTGCGCAATATGCTTCAGACAGTGGCAATGGTAAAACTGCATTCAACAATGTTGATGAATGCTTGAG GTCGATTGAGGAACTTGACTCCTTGCTTCTGCGCGCATCAAGAAATGATCCTGGCGCCTCAGTCAAATCAATGAAGACAAACGTCAAATCTGCCCTTATCGCTCTAGACAG CCTCTTACAAACAGTACCATCGGATGTGCTAAGTAAGGGAAAGGTTATAGCTGATTCATACTTGGATCGGGAAGACGTCGAAACAGAGAGCTTGGACCCTGGTTTAAAGCAATTAGAATCAATACTATGA
- the LOC127087870 gene encoding uncharacterized protein LOC127087870 isoform X2: MASLVTSAHVSNIKPLRCSTRKVNRVNCELSPPSCREGRRMVSISLVLSPFLLIPNRADAEGNLLDRYAKRKKLEPLETYVPAVILTQFQIEDLDKTLEGDEPQFALCRSLLRSGPAASLRINIRAVAQYASDSGNGKTAFNNVDECLRSIEELDSLLLRASRNDPGASVKSMKTNVKSALIALDRERCYS, from the exons ATGGCGTCACTCGTCACCTCAGCGCATGTTAGCAACATCAAACCCTTACGGTGTTCCACTCGGAAGGTTAACCGTGTGAACTGTGAACTTTCACCGCCATCATGTAGGGAAGGTCGCCGCATGGTCTCCATCTCTCTGGTTCTCTCCCCCTTCCTCCTCATTCCGAACC GTGCTGATGCTGAAGGAAATCTCTTGGACAGATATGCTAAGAG AAAAAAGCTAGAACCTCTGGAGACTTATGTACCCGCTGTAATACTCACACAGTTCCAGATCGAGGATTTGG ATAAAACTTTAGAGGGTGATGAACCTCAATTCGCCCTCTGCAGGTCTCTACTTCGTTCCGGGCCTGCAGCATCTCTTCGTATAAATATTCGAGCA GTTGCGCAATATGCTTCAGACAGTGGCAATGGTAAAACTGCATTCAACAATGTTGATGAATGCTTGAG GTCGATTGAGGAACTTGACTCCTTGCTTCTGCGCGCATCAAGAAATGATCCTGGCGCCTCAGTCAAATCAATGAAGACAAACGTCAAATCTGCCCTTATCGCTCTAGACAG AGAAAGATGCTATTCTTAA